In Callospermophilus lateralis isolate mCalLat2 chromosome 19, mCalLat2.hap1, whole genome shotgun sequence, the following are encoded in one genomic region:
- the LOC143638335 gene encoding uncharacterized protein LOC143638335: protein MLGNSEKSMGPVTSAQTDDGSAGLRPTLAPSWALPFPSHGSLPGPREPISSRHVYPVPGSRCRHVYAVPGSRCRHVYPVPGSRCRHVYPVPGSRSVTSTRSRGLGPVTSTRSRGLGAVTSTRSRGLGPSRLRGPGVSVPSRLPGPGVSVPSRLPGPGVSVPSRLPGPGVSVPSRLPGPGVSVPSRLPGPGVSVPSRLPGPGSRSRSRHIYPVPGSRCRHVYRVPGSRCSHVYAVPGSRCRHVYQVPGSRSRHVYQVPGSRCRHVYPVPGSRCRHVYPVPGSRCRHVYAVPGSRSRHVYRVPGSRCRHVYPVPGSRCRHVYPVLGSRCRHVYPVPGSRCGRPQGNTDCSTRISVMENRTD from the exons ATGCTGGGAAACAGCGAGAAATCAATGGGCCCCGTGACCTCGGCACAGACGGACGACGGCAGCGCTGGGCTGCGCCCCACACTGGCTCCTTCCTGGGCTCTGCCCTTCCCCTCCCACGGCAGCCTGCCAGGTCCCCGG GAGCCCATCAGCTCTCGTCACGTCTACCCGGTCCCGGGGTCTCGGTGCCGTCACGTCTACGCGGTCCCGGGGTCTCGGTGCCGTCACGTCTACCCGGTCCCGGGGTCTCGGTGCCGTCACGTCTACCCGGTCCCGGGGTCTCGGTCCGTCACGTCTACGCGGTCCCGGGGTCTCGGTCCCGTCACGTCTACCAG GTCCCGGGGTCTCGGTGCCGTCACGTCTACCCGGTCCCGGGGTCTCGGTCCGTCACGTCTACGCGGTCCCGGGGTCTCGGTCCCGTCACGTCTACCCGGTCCCGGGGTCTCGGTGCCGTCACGTCTACCCGGTCCCGGGGTCTCGGTGCCGTCACGTCTACCGGGTCCCGGGGTCTCGGTGCCGTCACGTCTACCGGGTCCCGGGGTCTCGGTGCCGTCACGTCTACCGGGTCCCGGGGTCTCGGTGCCGTCACGTCTACCAGGTCCCGGGTCTCGGTCTCGGTCTCGTCACATCTACCCGGTCCCGGGGTCTCGGTGCCGTCACGTCTACCGGGTCCCGGGGTCTCGGTGCAGTCACGTCTACGCGGTCCCGGGGTCTCGGTGCCGTCACGTCTACCAGGTCCCGGGGTCTCGGTCTCGTCACGTCTACCAGGTCCCGGGGTCTCGGTGCCGTCACGTCTACCCGGTCCCGGGGTCTCGGTGCCGTCACGTCTACCCGGTCCCGGGGTCTCGGTGCCGTCACGTCTACGCGGTCCCGGGGTCTCGGTCTCGTCACGTCTACCGGGTCCCGGGGTCTCGGTGCCGTCACGTCTACCCGGTCCCGGGGTCTCGGTGCCGTCACGTCTACCCGGTCCTGGGGTCTCGGTGCCGTCACGTCTACCCGGTCCCGGGGTCTCGGTGTGGCCGCCCTCAGGGTAACACTGACTGCTCCACTAGGATCTCCGTGATGGAGAACCGAACGGATTAG
- the LOC143638307 gene encoding uncharacterized protein LOC143638307: protein MRLALGSREVGPGASVVCGRQHTEGKLYVSETLGPRQRHLLPCWKGTTTGRSVRDGSEPVCPTASPAPVNEDVAVTQVARPLSLKTQVFPVALCGTQVAEDVAHGARLPLRFPGAPSHSGSGRAISEGQEGTCGPTPWLLVLASSSEWFWAGCRELAESPGPRASGGAGCSPSAGESAPGQLKWTGGDLRGSGRREVVLHTDSQIFRRSSTRSYIVQVNFSFFLFLNSLRASPWAVETTCRGNDQRAAGTQSSDRLPAPGRAGCLCFKPAPGPEIKPQSPTAALRGGSLRHRWASSWTFTLRLSLGFPGPGPGEHARRDFRTEPPPAGSLSPEALDAWLGQESHPRKAPPCGGFSNVTGRRRDLCSWHSLAREGRPFLPDVSVGDTDLAAPCARGPSQTRRARGSKLAGIPRGHLLPETWTLRSRPQGDHSVPASKSSWTSRFLSKTSWVSSGLCLECGEEAGPLRARRVLCPDLSDWRWESGEADSHLG from the exons ATGCGCTTGGCCCTGGGCTCCAGGGAGGTGGGACCTGGAGCTTCTGTGGTCTGTGGCCGCCAGCACACGGAGGGCAAGCTCTACGTCTCAGAAACACTTGGCCCTAGACAGCGGCACCTGCTGCCCTGCTGGAA AGGCACCACCACAGGCCGGAGTGTCCGAGATGGGAGCGAGCCTGTATGCCCGACGGCGAGCCCGGCCCCCGTGAACGAAGATGTGGCTGTGACCCAGGTGGCCAGGCCCCTTTCTCTGAAGACACAAGTCTTCCCTGTGGCTCTCTGCGGGACCCAggtggctgaggatgtggctcatg GTGCCAGACTGCCCCTGCGGTTTCCAGGGGCTCCCTCCCACTCTGGGAGTGGCCGGGCCATCTCAGAGGGCCAGGAGGGCACCTGTGGCCCAACGCCCTGGCTCTTGGTTCTTGCTTCATCCAGTGAGTGGTTCTGGGCCGGT TGTAGGGAGTTAGCCGAGTCTCCTGGCCCGAGAGCATCTGGAGGCGCAGGCTGCTCTCCATCTGCTGGGGAATCGGCCCCGGGTCAGCTGAAGTGGACAGGAGGAGACCTCCGGGGGTCAGGGAGACGGGAGGTGGTCCTCCACACGGACTCCCAGATCTTTAGGAGATCCTCAACGCGTTCCTATATCGTGCAagtgaatttttctttctttctttttctgaattCACTTAGGGCCTCACCCTGGGCTGTGGAGACTACGTGCAGGGGCAACGACCAGAGAGCAGCGGGGACACAGAG CTCTGACCGCTTACCTGCTCCAGGAAGAGCCGGCTGCTTGTGCTTCAAGCCAGCTCCAGGGCCAGAGATCAAGCCCCAGAGCCCCACCGCAGCACTGAGAGGGGGCAGCCTGCGACACCGGTGGGCCTCCAGCTGGACGTTCACCCTGCGGCTCAGCCTGGGCTTCCCGGGGCCCGGGCCTGGGGAGCACGCCAGGCGGGACTTCAGGACAGAGCCACCACCTGCAGGATCTCTGTCCCCTGAGGCCCTAGACGCCTGGCTGGGGCAGGAGTCGCATCCCAGGAAGGCACCACCATGCGGCGGCTTTTCCAATGTCACGGGACGAAGAAGGGACCTCTGCAGCTGGCACAGCCTTGCCAGGGAGGGGCGTCCCTTCCTTCCTGACGTCTCTGTGGGGGACACAGACCTGGCAGCACCATGCGCACGGGGACCCTCACAGACGAGGAGGGCCAGAGGCAGTAAGCTCGCAGGCATCCCCAGGGGTCACCTGCTTCCAGAGACCTGGACACTGAGAAGCAGGCCTCAGGGTGACCACAGTGTCCCGGCATCCAAGAGCAGCTGGACATCTAGATTTCTAAGTAAAACCTCCTGGGTGTCCTCAGGCCTCTGCTTGGAGTGTGGGGAGGAAGCAGGGCCTTTGCGTGCCAGGCGGGTGCTTTGCCCTGACCTGTCAGACTGGCGGTGGGAGTCGGGCGAGGCCGACAGCCACCTGGGCTGA